The Elaeis guineensis isolate ETL-2024a chromosome 3, EG11, whole genome shotgun sequence region ATGGTAATTTCCAATAAATTTTCGTCCATGGACCACTAAATGCAATATGTACTTTCTTTCTTTGTGAACACATCGATCCATAGTGATTTTTCTTTGAGAGAGGGAAAATCATCCGAATTCAAATACTTGACAATGCATCATCCAGGACTtgaaaattattatatatttttattcattttaATTGTGAATTTAGTTTGCTATAATCTTAGTCTAACTCTTTGACACTTACTATTTGATAGTTTTAATTTCTGCCCTTCCTGAATAAGAGTAATTTGGCATATTTGATGGGAAGTGATTTTATTTCTGTATAGTAATTAATAAAATATCGTTAATTATCACGCTCCCGATCtgaaattgtgaatcgaggatcatggtaaccgccgcatacttatgaagaactctctccataagcatgcaaggtatctcatcatgatatcaatgcatcacagtagaataaattcaaataattattattcaactttaatttaaataattaaaataaatatcttacatccgataaaattttactaaaaataaaattatagatctaagttcaatgaagttgacaatgctaaatctcgcctctaaaagttctgtcccaatatttctttccacgctcgaaattaattatctgaatctgaaaaatagaaagaaaggtaatgagctagacagtccagtaagtaacaaatatctcaactagataattcagatattatataatttttaagaataatattgcaaataaacataagagtatatttcatgctgatttaatacaaatcaaatatttttaaatattcacatataatataatcataaatccgattcgattcaaaacactcgtaactcaacagtcttgactatgaccaacatttaacccctattggcggggtccacagaataccagcgcacaacccccactggcagggtccacaaacaccagcacacaacccccactggtaggatccacaaacaccagcgcacaacccccactggcagggtccactgagtatcaacgtataatctccattggcggagcccactgaaatatagttaggctgagagcataaatccgatctgtatcaaaacactttgtatcataatatatcataatttttcactgaacatgtgcataaatcgacataccataatatttcaaaagcacttttctttcaaaacataatttcataaatcatacataatttcagagaataattatttattttcagaataaatatggaatatctcgagaagatgattcattacttacctttcacggagcactgagtgaatagatcgactaacttctaggagattcttcagtgcctattatccaaaattatatttttacattaattttaatttaaaattcaatctaaacaaatctcaaatcaagacctcacttaaaatcagactcttccctaaactcgatcaaaatcatcaaatgaagccttccactacgctaatcctagaggaataactttagagagagagaaatccatcaagagagagaaacaatctagagaaagaaaattttagagagagaaagtagagagagaaagtccaattctggagagagaaagtaaggtttcagactgaaagaagagagaggagagagagaaactctctctcattttttttatttttattttttatttattttatttatttattcatttatttatatatatatataagtatatatatatatatattattatttttttttcttttctttctcttttttttcttcttttccttttcttttcttttcttttctcttttttttttcttcttttctttttcttttcctccttcttcttttctttttctcccgtgggtttcctttgggccgaaacaagggaccgtgaggtcccctcgttggctgACCGACCGACGGCGCAGCcaacgtggggcggccgtcggcaggggGTGACTCACCGATAAGAAGAGagtcaaaccggtggtcggcggtgaccactggCGCCAGTAATCAAAGGGAAAACGATCAAAAATGAAagttacttccgcaacaaaatccggcgactccggtcgccggcgagcatgcacatcggcacgggaaggaagggggagaagagaggaaggggaggaggcttacctccgtcgccggcgaagcttttccgacgagaaattggacggcacagtgacgggtctccgtgagaaatttccgacgattgccgccgttttgctccaggatttctcgatgagaggagagaggagagaggagggatctcctccttaaatagggccggagggaacttgtttccgactccgattaggagccggtgaacggaggaagaagactcccttcggaagttcttctcctctgtttttcttctttttttattttattttattttgggctttggtgggctgagatttgtTATCGGCCCGGGCCATCACATTAACTACAGAACAAGTTAATgcatcagtaaaaaaaaaaaaaataatatcattcCTCATGTTATATATACCGCAAAAATTGCATAACTTCTATTTGCAGTGCGAGGCTCATGCTTTTTGTTTTTCCCCTCAGCCTCTGTAGCATATTAATTCCATCCATCCACGAACTACGGTTTTTTCTTGGCAAAAGAAAATGCATTCCTCTCCATcaaaatcattcaaaaaattaacaaaaaaaaaaaaaaaaattcatcagtgGATCATGTGACGCTCTAAAATTTTAATAACTCCCATGGGTATTAAGCAACTGCACATATAACATCTTTTAGTCTATTTTATGCAAGGAGGTGGGGTAGGCCCATAATCTGAGTGAGAACTTTTAGATATCCCTTTTCTAAAAATAGATATCTCTTTTACTGGTGGTGAGACCTGGAAAAAAACTAATcacaaaagaagaggaagaacccAGTCCAGATCCTGAACCCTAGGCAACTCTAGCTGTTCTTGGTATTAGGGCAAATAATGGCCTATAATTGATTAAATAATGGCCTGGTTTCCTGATCTACGGCAGAATATGATGCGGTGAGGGGGACACCCTGCCTGCTTTGGGCCCCTGCAAGCGATTAAATACCAAATCTCCCATCTCCTTCACATGCATCTCATTCCTCCATATATTATCCTCAGAAGCTCCATCAGCATAAGGTTACTGCCACTCTTTTTTCAAATGGGGAATCTGTTTTTATATGTGGGTTGATCAGTAGCCCAAAAAAGTGCAAACAAAAGCACTTGGGAATCACCAACTTTTTCCATTGCCAATCACATCCCTCTCCCATTTGCCCAACTGAGTCATCCCCTTCCATCCTCCCATGCACCAAGGCCACCCATTAAAATATGCCTTGCTCATATCTCCATTTATTACTTTCCTAGATTATAACCCATTAAAATAACAGGCTTCTAGTTTATTATGTTGCTAGGTTGCCATGCATTCTGCACAGAACTCTTCGCAACATTTTATGGATTCATATTAAGTTGAAGAAAATCCGCTTTCTGACATGAAAAATGACTCAAGGAGCCAATGAACTAATCCAGTGGGATTCATTGCACGGTGAGTGAATAAAAAGCGATCTAATGTTAGCATAGgacagagaggaaaaaaaaaaatggaccACTGGAGGAAATGAATGGTGATTAACGTCAGGATGCGAGCAGGAATTGATGAGTCTTTCAAATGGAGCCGTGCCAAGGGACCACAAATGGATCGACCGCTTTCAGCTTCGTCAGGGGACCACTTCATGCAAAGGTGACAACCTTCTCCACTGTTGTTCATCAGCCAGATCACGCAACTACTAGGCTTAGCTTGATTTATTAAATGAAAtgatttctttactttcttcagCCTATGTTAATTACCCAGTGATGTGAGCTGACAGAAAAGGAAAGTATCATTGAATGAACCAAAAGGGAAGGTTACGGGCACATATCACTGCATTTTTATGTAGGGTACTCATCACTGTACTTAAATTCCACTGCACAGCAAACTACATGAAGACTAACCCCCCTTTCTTCTTTGCAAGTGGACTCAACCTTCCACCAATATTGTTAAAGCAAAAGATTCAGCCATCTGTCTCGTTATTAGTAATAGTTCTTCTTCATGGTTTGAGCatgtaatctataaaagaaatgcGCAGTTTCATTCGATTTTCTTGGGTTCTCTTCACTTCAAAACTGAAGGAGCAGCAACCACCAAACACTAGCTCGGATGGTATCACCTCTCGCCTCAGGGGTCCAATCCCAGGGATCTGCCCCTTTCCAGGGTTATTTCATGTTGAGGCTTCACCAAAAGGGTACAGAAAACACCGAAGGAGCAGCAGGAATCACCTGAAGAAGATGGGTAATTTTTGACTACTAAGATCCATTTGAATCACAAGCCTACTGAATTCCATAATTATGAACGTCTGGAAGCATTTAATCTAAAAGAAACTATAAAATCAACATTAATACGTGAGGTGGAGAACCACTAGCACATAGCTGTGCGTACATTTCTGAAGATTAAAACTTTTCTGGTGCCGGAATGCTAATGAAACCCATCTAATATGATTTGTTTTGCCTActagtaatacattattttttttaagaaaaggagAGTTTTTGCATTACGGCATGCATAGAAAAATTACAGTATGAAGATCCTAAAGAGAGGAACAGTGATAGTTTTAAGCAGCAGCAACTGTTTCACCATTACTGGAGGCTTCAGATCCTGCAGTTGCCGGGGGTGCTTCAGTCCTCAGAGATGTCAACGAGCACTTCTGTTTCTCTTTCTGATCATCTAGCTTAATTTGGTGCTCCCTGCACTGCAGACTACAGAACGCAATTTCACCCCTGGGGACAAAGAAGTAGGTCAGTACAAATAGGTCCCAATTAGCTTACAAGAACGAAGACTAAGCACTTCAAGTGGACATCGAAGATTGTAAGATGCTCCTGGTTCGGGAGGTGTCAGCAAATGAGGCTATATATTCTCCGCACAACTTGGGATTCACAGAGTGTAATAATTTTACCGTTTAGGACAAGCATATGTAGATGTAAGCACGCATGCAAAAAAGAAAATCCCATAAGAATCTATAAACAAATCTTTGAATCAATAATGCAATGTATCATCAAAAAGAATCAATACTGCAATGATAATTCAAGACTACTCTTGGGCTATGATACAAGACGAGACATCGAGACGGCTAAAAATATAATGCATAAAAGCCTGATGATCCAGTGGATATACCCTAGAACCACAAAAACCAAGTGTCAAGACCATAATTAACAACCTTGTTCCAACTTGTCTAGCTGTTCATGCCTATGAAAAGTTGACTCAGCTGTCAGTATAAACTTCTTCCACTCCTTGTTTTTAACTTCAGTCAGATATCTTTATCTTTCATGACTTAAACCATAAACCTCTCATATGGTGGCATCAGTGTCTAATAATAATTTGCGAACCTCATCAGATCTCAATTACTTAACATATTCTGACACCATATTGATCCTCACAAGCCTCTCCAGGTTCTTAGACAATTCCAACCAAGTGATTTTAGATCTTCCGATTCACAACCCTTCAACAAAACTGCAATTAACAAGTTAATCTAGAGAGAATTATAAATTCTGATGTATTGTGGGCTAACCACAACATTCCTTGATGGCTTGGAAGTCAAGGTATAATATTTGTTAGGTGTATTAATATGTGTATGTGCACATAGACATGGAATTATTATATAGCAGGCATGCAgataaaggtaaaaataaatcacAAAATCCTTTTAAATCTTAACCATCAAAATGAATTATAAGCTTTACCTAGAAGACCATTCCAAGCTACACTATGGAACTTGAGAAGAAAGGACTTAAACCACAGAAGAACAAGAACTCAAGAATTTAAGTGATCTAAAGAAATTTTGTATATCACATATATGGGCTTTATAATACAACTGCTAATCAATtaattaagaaaggaaaaaaagaagaaaaagaaacaagaaaaTCCTAGAACTATTTTAACCACCTTtctcttaaaaaaagaaaaaaagttcatAAAGACCAAACAGACAATCAGATCTCTACTAAGAAAGGTACAAAAGAACATGCAACCTAGGAAGATAAATCCACACGATTGTTCCTACTAATACTGAGACCCAAACCTTACATCAAAGGGATAAAGTCTAATATTTACTTGAATTTGTTTAAACCAATGAAGATaaaggatgaaaaaaataaaaaacctatGAGCATAACACATAACAACCAGATAGTTATTTCAAGATTTTATAAACCGAGAATTGTAGTAAACTAAATCAAAAACAAAAGAACCAGAGTAGCTCatagatataaaataatatctcaaAATAATCACTTTTTGAAAGAGTGGATTGGACGttccaaagaaaataaaattgcCTGCAATCTACGGAAACCAATAAAAATCTCATCTTTTTCGCTAATATCAGCACATCTTCCACAAACACACAAAATTCACAAATAAGATACCAGATTAAGGGGTAACAAAGTGTTTTTTCCCCCACTTTTTCTCCATCTGAGATAAATTTATACCTATAGATGTAGGTATCGATTCCAGGGCCGAGGTGGCGCTTGCAGAGGCCGCAGGAACTAAGGAAGGGGGCCGTCCCGGCCAGCTCGAAGGTGCTGAAGCTCCGCCGCTGCGTGCTCCTCGGCGCCGTCTGCCTCCGCCGCTGGTGGCCTCCGTCGTCCGAAGCCGCCGACGCCGCCGCGAGGTCCGCCTCCGAGAATACAGTCACGCTTGTCGACCGCCGCATCGGCGGCCGCCGCCGCTTCCCCGGAAGCATCTTCGCCCTGCGCCGCCCTCTCTCTCGCTCTTCCCCTCTCGCGGGCTTCGTAGAGCGGCGGAGCAACGAAGGTGAAGGGGTTGAGAGGTGACGTGGCTCGCGATGGGCGTTGTTTGGAGGAGGGAACGAGAGGGTGGCGTGATAAATAGATCGAAGAAGAATGAATATCTGCCGTTGATCTGAATTCTCCATCCACGCGTCCGTGGCAGCTCTTAAAGGATATTTATCTgagaataattttaattatactgtataattttttaaaaagaataacttcaattattcttatttataATTAGAATTTATTAGGATATCCCTATATAAAGATCTAGCCTGTGGGCCTCGAGCTCAATCTATACTTTTAAGGCCACTATAAGTACCAATTTGAATCCTAACCCCGTGAGCTTGTTGGTATCTGGAATAGAGTTGTTTCTTTCTTCCTACAAAATTCAAGCTAAGAGTGTCTTAGATTGATATGGCCATATGATCATATGGATTTTTCAGTCCATAAATCCAATAGAAAATTCAATGTATATGCTATTGATTTTCTAAACAAGTCCTTAATTGGTAGAAGTCTAATCCTTGCATCACTCTGTTAATATTAATCGATGATTGTTATTTGCCAAGTTCGATCTTGGACCTTATGATCCTTCCAAATTGTTGTGGTAAGGAAGGATGATTATTTAACAAATTAAAATTCctagccattcaaatttaaaaatatttttttcttttcataaaaatcataaaaatagcaAATAACAGTtatcattaattatttaaatttacaatttgatttattttattataaaattatcaatgTGTATCATGGAATTCTATAATATAACCTTACGTCTCTAGAAACCATCTTTGAGAGAGTTACATCGACTGTTATTTGAAACATCCATTCATGACTTAGGAAGAACATGGATGAAATGTGGATGTACTGTAAATGACTCAAGCCATTGCAAGTCATGCAATGCCCATGGTGGGCTTGCATTACTATTTTCAAGACAAGGTTGAGCATAGATTGAGTAGGTTCAAACTATCAAACTTAATCTCCAGCGTCAATTTTGAGTCTGGTTCAAGTTATTCTTTCTGTTTCAGGGAATTAAAGAGATCCAGAGAACCCCTAAAATCATATATCTATATACTTCAGGCTAATCTTTAACACCATACCTCATTCTACTCGATGGAATAATTGTATGAAGCCTGTCGATATCTAAAACATCTAGTTGCATTGGTATCTTATTTGGGGGAGAAAAAAGGATGGGGAGGCGGTTCTACCTACTTTATCAATTGGCACAAACTTGAACACCAAACAGAAGTCTTTAATTTTTGCCACACTTTGGCTGTCGAATCCACAGATTGATAAAAATGCAAGCCAAATACAACAACTAGATGGGAGGAGCACTGAGCAGTGTACTTGAGAACACTGTTTTAACCAGCTTTAGAGTTAAACAATTGTCTATCTAAAATGATTCCAAGTGCCACAGGACCATAGAGCAGCCCAATTCCTAGAACGCTGGGCCTTTGAGCATCCCTCCATGAATTGAAGGAACTAAGGCTCGTGAGTTGTAACCTCTGTTAGTTTGGTCTGCAACAAAATGCACATGCCCGGGCCTAAACCCATTTAAACTGGGTCTGGTCTTATTACAATGTGACACAAGCTAGTTGGGAAACTGGGTCCAGACAAGTATCCCTGAGGTCGGTATGCCATCTGGTAAAAcgtaatatatgaattgataaacgtatgcaatataattcactAAAAACATAAGCACCTGAGGAGGATGGTGGTCATATGTAATGTAACATGTGTAATTTATTTGTTGCATATCATCAATATATTGCCAAGAATTTGGTGACAATGAAGAAATTTATGAAGAGTTcaagaacctttttttttttttttttttttttttgtataagatGGAGATTATTCTGACTTGGTTATGACAAAAAGGAATGAAGGAAAAGTCTGAGAAAGGCTTACTTGACTGTAAAGAAATCTATTTCTACAACTGTCTGATTAATATTTGGGCCAAGGTTGTAGCTTTCATGCAAAACAAAGGATTTACCTTCCTTACGACCAGATAAGCCTTCCTGCAAGTCAAGGATTCCCTTTCCTTTGAATCGCCGTAGGACCACATAATGgtcactttgagatctatgcagagGATGACCGGAGAGTtgggagtgctttgagatctgcaTGGAGTGCCATCCAATGTCAATGTCgtgaaagaaaattgatcattcttttgcgtgaaagatacaacccaagTCCTAATATTTGCATCCATGTTGCCCTATTCCATGGATCTATTTCTCGATTTGGTGTGCTCACCTCCATTCTGCGACCTAAGGGCACCGGGTAGATCAATAACGACCAACAAATTCTATTCCCTGCACATCCAAACAAGGAACGATTTAGTGTCTGCAACTTTTCAGAGCAGGTTTGGATTTGTTAAGTATAACATTTAGTATAACGGGAGGTCAATTAATTCGATTCGGTTGCCTGGTCCAAATTCAATTTGTTAGGACTTCACAAATCCTGAAAACTTATTGAAGCCTCAGGTCTAAAACCAGAAGAAGCAAGTTCTACCCCAGCTTTGCAAATAAAAATTTGGACATCTCCATAGAATCTCTTTTCAGATTTGTGGTTAATATGTCAAAGAGTATAGATTCTATTCAAGAGAAATTAAGGGGATCACTTACTCTGCCCATATGAAGGCATTATCCAAAAATTGAATTGCCCACGTACAAAAGGCTTAGGTGGTCTAGGGTCATGGGCAATCGACCATCCAACTGGGGATTCTCGCTGCATTGAGCCCATTTTAAGAGACCTAAGAGAAGTCATCCTCCACCGTCATGCACCGATGAAATCGTGCACAATTAGATAATAAGCAATAATCTTAGCTTATTTAAGACTATAGtattcgataaaatttttatgttcagatcgatcatgaaaaaaattatgatcggacCGTCATCACCTGCTACGTCTCCAAAGCACATTGTGCAGGcgtaaaatactaaaaaaataaaaatagataaatttcAGAGAATTATATGgtatttatcaaaattatttaaatatttctaagatttatttatttttatttatttagtatTTTAATATACGCACGGTGTGTTTCAGAGATATGGAAGGtccgatcataattttttcatgatcgatctaatcataaaaaatttat contains the following coding sequences:
- the LOC105041641 gene encoding uncharacterized protein codes for the protein MENSDQRQIFILLRSIYHATLSFPPPNNAHREPRHLSTPSPSLLRRSTKPARGEERERGRRRAKMLPGKRRRPPMRRSTSVTVFSEADLAAASAASDDGGHQRRRQTAPRSTQRRSFSTFELAGTAPFLSSCGLCKRHLGPGIDTYIYRGEIAFCSLQCREHQIKLDDQKEKQKCSLTSLRTEAPPATAGSEASSNGETVAAA